Below is a window of Tolypothrix bouteillei VB521301 DNA.
TTTCACCAGACAGCCGTCATCACTCCAGCAAATAAAGTAACGCGCTGCCTCCACGTGTCCTCTTATCTCCTAATTTCCCAGCATAGGACGTTGCAACCGCTTTTGTTTGACACTTTGTCTTTTGACAGAAGTACCAACTTCATCTAGAGTTCCCCATATGGCTGTCAAAGTACGTACAATGCTCCAAAAATTTTATATCTAATTATTGAATTTTCTAATGTTACATTTGTTGCTCATTACAACCCTAGGGTTTCTTGGAAGTTTTGGACACTGCTTTGGAATGTGCGGTCCTCTTTCAGTAGCATTTTCTCTATCTCATAATTCAGAAACAGGAAGTGCGACATCTAGGCAACCCCGTTGGCAAGAGCAATTCCTGTTTCACGTATTATTAAACTTGGGGAGAATGCTAAGTTACGCTCTAGTTGGTGCTGCCATTGGTGCGCTAGGTGCCGTATTACTCAAGAGCGGATATTTAGCAGGCATTGGAAGTGAATTACGCCAATGGATGGCGATTATAACTGGCATTCTGCTGATTTGGTTTGGGATAAGACAAATAAATCCAGAGTTTTTGCCCCGTCTTCCAGTGTTACACCCTTTTTTACAAGGCAATCTGCATAACCGCCTGAGTGCGGAAATGGTCAAGCTTTCCCTACAAACCAAGTGGTGGACACCCGCGCTTTTGGGGATAACATGGGGTTTAATGCCCTGCGGATTCCTCTACGCTGCCCAGATTAAAGCGGCTGAAACTGGTAACTGGTGGATGGGCGCAGCCACAATGCTAGCTTTTGGCTTAGGCACTTTACCCACGATGCTAGGTGTTGGCGTATCTACAGCCTTAATTGGTCAAGATAAGCGCAGTCAGTTATTTCGTTTGGGTGGTTGGGTAACTCTCACTATCGGTGTGCTAACGCTTTTGCGAACTGGTGACACCATGGTAGATTACACTGGACATATTGCGTTGGTATTTTTAGTACTGGCGCTGATTGCTCGCCCCATCAGCGGTTTGTGGGCAAAACCTCTCCGTTACCGTCGTGCTTTGGGAGTTGGTGCTTTTGTGCTGTCATTAGCTCATACAACTCACATGATGGAACATTCATTGCAATGGAACTTTGCAGCCTTCTTTTTCCTGACACAAGAGTATCAATTAGGAATGGTGGCTGGTGCTATAGCATTGGTTTTGATGACTCCTGCTGCCTTAACTAGTTTTGATTCTTGGCAAAAGTTTCTGGGCAAATTTTGGAGACTGATTCATTTATTGAGCTTACCTGCTTTAGTGTTCGGTACTTTTCATGCTGTGACCATCGGTTCTCATTACTTAGGTGCTTTACAGCTAAGTTGGAAGAATAAGTTAGCAGTGTTGCTTTTAAGCTTTGTAACACTAGGTGTTTTACTGGTACGTTGGCGCTTTTTTTGGTCAATCTTATCTATACAAAAATTTTATGTTTCCTCTACCAAGTCGCGTTAGCCCCACTTCTTTCCTCTCTTTTCAGACAGAAATAAGCAAAAATACCTTCCCTTCTCTACTGACAAAGAAGGTTTTTTGGTACAAATTAACACTGATTTTTGTAATTTTACTACCAATTTCCACCGTCCGCGCTCACAAGGTCAATACTGCAGCAGATGTAGGTGCGACTCTCCATCTAGAACCAAATGATAATCCCCGTGCGGGGGAAGCAACCAAAACCTGGTTTGCTCTAACCCGTCGAGGTGGAAAAGTTATTCCTTTAACTGAGTGCAATTGCCAATTAGCTGTTTACGCTGAACCTTATTCTCAGAAAGAACCTCCTTTGCTAGAACCGTCTTTACAACCTGTAGTAGCAGAAAAGTATAAAGGTATACCAGGATCGGAAATTGTCTTTCCCAGACCGGGGGCTTATTTATTACAGTTGAGTGGCAAACCAAAAAAAGAAGGGAATTTTCAACCCTTTGAGTTAAAGTTTTCAGTCACAGTTGCTGTAGGTTCAGCAACTACAGAACCAGTAGCAGCAAATAATACACAAGTACAAGATCTCAATACTGATGTTCAACCCACTCAGACCCAAAGCACTCCAATTTGGGCGATCGCTTCATTAGCCCTTGCTGCTTTGGGTGTATCTTTTGCAGTACTGCGAAGCAGAAACAGGGAGTAGGGAATTGGGACAAGGGAGAGGGGGTAGATAAGGGGGACAAGGAAGCAAGTTCTATTGTCCCCCTTATCTCCCGTGTCTCCTTACTTATGCCGCTTCTGATGCCACTGCCAAGCGTGAGCAATAATGTTCTCAATAGATGAGTACTGTGGATTCCAGCCGAGAATTTTTCTAGCTTTTTCACCACTTCCAATCAGTGAGGGTGGGTCACCGGGACGGCGATCGCATTCCACAACTTTGATATCCTTTCCTGTAACTGTCTTGGCAGTGTCAATCACTTCTTTAACTGAGAAGCCATTCCCATTTCCTAGGTTAAAAACTTCGCTATTACCCCCTTTTAGCAGGTATTCCAACCCTAAAACATGGGCATCTGCCAAATCCGTAACATGAATATAATCTCTAATACAAGTACCATCGGGAGTCGGGTAATCGGTTCCAAAAACAGAGATAGATTCGCGCTTACCCATAGCTGCTAGCAATACCAAGGGGATCAAATGAGTTTCTGGATTGTGATCTTCCCCTAACAAACCCTGAGGATGAGCACCAGCAGCATTAAAATAACGGAAACGGACGGATTTGAAATCATAGGCAGCATCAAAATCAGATAGAATTCTTTCTACCATGAGTTTGGTTGCACCGTAAGGATTGATGGGGTTTTGGGGATGGTCTTCTGGAATAG
It encodes the following:
- a CDS encoding sulfite exporter TauE/SafE family protein; its protein translation is MLHLLLITTLGFLGSFGHCFGMCGPLSVAFSLSHNSETGSATSRQPRWQEQFLFHVLLNLGRMLSYALVGAAIGALGAVLLKSGYLAGIGSELRQWMAIITGILLIWFGIRQINPEFLPRLPVLHPFLQGNLHNRLSAEMVKLSLQTKWWTPALLGITWGLMPCGFLYAAQIKAAETGNWWMGAATMLAFGLGTLPTMLGVGVSTALIGQDKRSQLFRLGGWVTLTIGVLTLLRTGDTMVDYTGHIALVFLVLALIARPISGLWAKPLRYRRALGVGAFVLSLAHTTHMMEHSLQWNFAAFFFLTQEYQLGMVAGAIALVLMTPAALTSFDSWQKFLGKFWRLIHLLSLPALVFGTFHAVTIGSHYLGALQLSWKNKLAVLLLSFVTLGVLLVRWRFFWSILSIQKFYVSSTKSR
- the galE gene encoding UDP-glucose 4-epimerase GalE, which gives rise to MSQGKPTILVTGGAGYIGSHTVLALKLAGFDVIVLDNLVYGHRDLVEQVLQVKLIEGDTNDQALLNNLFKTHDIAAVMHFSAYAYVGESVTDPAKYYRNNVTGTLTLLEAMLAASVKKFVFSSTCATYGVPQVVPIPEDHPQNPINPYGATKLMVERILSDFDAAYDFKSVRFRYFNAAGAHPQGLLGEDHNPETHLIPLVLLAAMGKRESISVFGTDYPTPDGTCIRDYIHVTDLADAHVLGLEYLLKGGNSEVFNLGNGNGFSVKEVIDTAKTVTGKDIKVVECDRRPGDPPSLIGSGEKARKILGWNPQYSSIENIIAHAWQWHQKRHK